A single genomic interval of Vairimorpha necatrix chromosome 5, complete sequence harbors:
- a CDS encoding calmodulin codes for MQRRSRRQSSNIFHMLGKNQIVELRETFTILDENSDGSITREDLDSFTNSIGSPFSEKEMDEMMSEMGEGFSFMTFITMVGERLSATNTESEIYRAVSEFQDEDELREWLTKGEDALSNEDVDLLFKGCREDGRLNFKNLTKKMKYGEIISE; via the coding sequence ATGCAGAGAAGATCTCGTAGACAAAGTTCAAATATCTTCCACATGTTAggtaaaaatcaaattgtAGAATTAAGAGAGACATTCACCATTCTTGACGAGAACAGCGATGGCTCAATAACAAGGGAAGATTTAGATTCCTTTACTAATTCAATAGGCTCGCCCTTCTCAGAGAAGGAAATGGACGAGATGATGTCTGAGATGGGCGAAGGCTTCTCTTTTATGACTTTTATTACGATGGTCGGGGAAAGGCTTAGCGCGACAAACACTGAGTCTGAGATTTACAGGGCAGTGAGTGAATTCCAAGATGAGGACGAATTGAGAGAGTGGCTTACCAAAGGAGAAGATGCACTTTCTAATGAAGACGTGgatttactttttaaagGGTGCCGGGAAGACGGGCGActtaattttaagaatttgactaagaaaatgaaatatgGAGAAATAATAAGcgaataa
- a CDS encoding glutaredoxin-3 (GRX3) — translation MEYNKEKNVFYEIDYSNKVLFYENELPHEIDDNIKLINVRNQEFKEIVMEKYKLNSIPALMYYKQVVYLDKENLQDLKLNKDNLLRNEITRIINSAKIVLFMKGEIENPYCQFSRKVVSILKKAGVNLEDVVYYDILMNEEVREKLKEMNDWPTFPQMFVNGEFIGGCDILTSMDERGEIYELLN, via the coding sequence ATGGAATACAACAAGGAAAAGAATGTTTTCTATGAAATTGACTATTCAAACAAGGTActattttatgaaaatgaGTTGCCTCATGAAATAGAtgacaatataaaattaataaatgtaaGAAACCAAGAATTTAAAGAGATTGTTATggaaaaatacaaattgaATAGCATCCCTGCTCTCATGTACTACAAGCAAGTTGTTTATCTTGATAAAGAAAATCTACAAGATTTGAAATTAAACAAAGacaatttattaagaaaCGAAATAACGAGAATAATAAATAGTGCTAAAATAGTACTTTTTATGAAGGGTGAAATAGAAAATCCTTATTGTCAATTTAGTAGAAAAGTCGTTagtatattaaaaaaagctGGAGTGAACTTGGAAGATGTCGTTTactatgatattttaatgaATGAAGAAGTAAGAGAAAAATTGAAAGAAATGAATGATTGGCCCACTTTTCCACAAATGTTTGTGAATGGTGAATTCATTGGAGGATGTGATATTTTAACATCAATGGATGAAAGAGGGGAAATTTATGAATTGCTTaactaa
- a CDS encoding endoplasmic reticulum aminopeptidase 1 produces the protein MNFLFLLSCIYTNKTKKRLDKEIIPIHYDLKFNITPEKFEGSTVATVKTSRDTNNIILNAKDLNIQSVKVENKDEVKVKEFTIKDDLLKISLAEPLRKDETYKLTFNFHGKYSDEMDGIYKSSYNGKPLYSTQFEPTSARKAFPCFDQPDMKATFSITIKAPENHTVLSNSSLDKKEGNSYLFNYTKPMSTYLVAFVVGQLEYIQASTSTNIPIAVYADKSDIKNGKLALDVAKFTLDFFQDYFQINYPFPKLDLVAIPEFAMGAMENWGLVTFRKTSLLFNPKTDAVASKLNVIETVCHELAHMWFGNFVTMNWWNDLWLNEGFATWASVMAFHNLPKSIIDFDIWTNFVNSTLEDGMEYDALHSSHPIAVEVQDPNEINQIFDKISYNKGASLIRMIENYVGHKNFRKGIQNYLNHFKYSNSESDDFFGFQYNSQVTTKMAQSWLNQKGFPLIKVEEKDKNLIISQKRFLSGEKKDENKLWIVPITIKFENENPKTLILDNQSIKIPMTSDIYKLNISNVGFYRVLYGQRTFERIFKKFDNNKERLNIINDLFALAYANYVDINWVVNFLTSSSIDYDYETLNSILSGLRKLCRIYYEDKKIIESIKKAIKNIIEPYILEIDLEKNSEDITAKLFNSLIVSNALFVGNQNIKDKLKKLFIDFKTGEKNICPDYIYPMMVSVVDDNLDDVINIAKNSILSNIRIMAMRALGAAQNVDNIKKVLNLYSELDRQDISYYYFGLSKNISHQKMIISFFIDNFDKISSYIINQSIINSSMSHVLSEISDSKLASQISNFVKKFSENLTVQKIIETNEIFKNFKEKNPKITIKY, from the coding sequence atgaattttctatttttattaagttGTATTTACActaataaaactaaaaagaGACTAGacaaagaaataattcCAATTCACTacgatttaaaatttaatataacgCCAGAAAAATTCGAAGGTTCAACTGTCGCCACTGTAAAAACTTCAAGAGACACgaacaatataattttaaatgcgAAAGATTTGAATATTCAATCAGTTAAAGTAGAAAACAAAGACGAGGTCAAAGTCAAAGAATTTACAATTAAAGACGATCTGCTAAAAATTTCTCTTGCAGAGCCACTTAGAAAAGACGAAACTTACAAGTtaacatttaattttcatgGGAAATATTCAGACGAAATGGAtggaatttataaaagcaGTTACAACGGCAAGCCGCTTTATTCCACACAATTCGAACCAACCTCAGCAAGGAAGGCATTTCCTTGCTTTGATCAGCCAGACATGAAGGCAACTTTCTCAATAACAATTAAAGCTCCTGAAAATCATACAGTCTTGTCAAATTCATCTTtggataaaaaagaaggaaattcatatttatttaattataccAAACCTATGTCAACATATCTTGTCGCATTTGTAGTAGGCCAATTGGAATACATTCAAGCATCAACTTCCACTAACATACCCATCGCCGTATACGCAGACAAATctgatattaaaaacggAAAATTGGCTTTAGACGTGGCGAAATTTACTCTTGACTTCTTTCAagattattttcaaataaattatccATTTCCTAAACTCGATCTGGTTGCAATACCAGAATTCGCCATGGGAGCTATGGAAAACTGGGGACTGGTCACTTTTAGAAAGAcgtctttattatttaatccGAAAACTGACGCGGTAGCTTCTAAATTAAATGTCATTGAGACAGTTTGTCATGAATTGGCTCACATGTGGTTTGGTAATTTTGTAACAATGAATTGGTGGAATGATTTGTGGCTTAATGAAGGATTCGCGACTTGGGCATCTGTCATGGCTTTTCATAATTTGCCAAAATCCATTATCGATTTCGATATTTGGACTAATTTCGTAAATTCGACACTCGAAGATGGAATGGAATACGATGCTCTACACAGTTCACATCCTATTGCCGTGGAAGTTCAAGATCCAAATGAAattaatcaaatttttgataaaatttcatataACAAAGGTGCTTCATTAATAAGAATGATAGAAAATTACGTAggtcataaaaattttagaaaaggaatacaaaattatttgaatcattttaaatattctaacTCCGAGTCtgatgatttttttggttTTCAATATAATTCTCAAGTAACAACAAAAATGGCACAATCTTGGCTAAACCAAAAAGGATTTCCTTTGATAAAAgtagaagaaaaagataaaaactTGATAATTAGccaaaaaagatttttatctGGAGAGAAAAAAGACGAAAATAAACTTTGGATTGTGCcgataacaataaaatttgaaaatgaaaatCCAAAGACTTTGATTTTAGATAATcaaagtataaaaattccCATGACTAgtgatatttataaattaaacatTTCTAACGTCGGCTTTTACAGAGTTCTTTACGGCCAGCGGACATttgaaagaatttttaaaaaatttgataataacAAAGAAAGacttaatattataaatgacTTATTTGCACTAGCGTATGCGAATTATGTCGATATAAATTGGGTAGTGAATTTCTTGACTTCTTCGTCTATTGATTACGATTACGAGACTCTAAATTCCATATTGTCTGGTCTAAGAAAGCTATGTAGGATTTATTatgaagataaaaaaataattgaaagtataaaaaaagctataaaaaatattattgagCCATATATCTTAGAAATAGatctagaaaaaaatagtgAAGATATTACCGCTAAATTGTTCAATAGCTTGATCGTATCTAATGCATTATTTGTAGGTAATCAAAATATCAAAGacaaattgaaaaaactttttattgACTTCAAAACAGgcgaaaaaaatatttgccCGGATTATATTTACCCGATGATGGTCTCTGTGGTCGATGACAACCTTGACGATGTGATCAATATTGCTAAAAATTCcattttatcaaatataagaattatGGCCATGAGAGCACTTGGAGCTGCGCAAAATGTcgacaatataaaaaaagtctTAAATTTGTATAGCGAGTTAGACAGACAAGACATAAGTTACTATTATTTTGGattaagtaaaaatataagtcatcaaaaaatgataataagtttttttattgacaattttgataaaattagttcatatattataaatcaGAGTATTATTAATTCTTCTATGTCTCATGTCTTGAGTGAAATCTCTGATTCGAAATTGGCAAGtcaaatttctaattttgtaaaaaaatttagcgAAAATTTGACtgtacaaaaaataatagaaactaatgaaatttttaaaaattttaaagaaaagaacccaaaaataacaataaaatattaa
- a CDS encoding ABC transporter (ATM1), whose amino-acid sequence MNEDHKTLTYQQSIKYTLNFIYHNPLFKIVLVPIILLSVAAATFGIVVLEVITDIEKYFVCDLKSESAFNLMIRYMSAPFFHYILIMLNDVIVAFFISSVLRQAFCAFTNEYVLVNYDKFHSLGSGQIHAIIQRRLIAIEEFIRLLITSVLHDFIYVFVAFSKMFTDIEKRLFYSNVAMFVFYLIIIYYIMKMRVSFRLKFNQAYNLVSNTCYGILTNYDVIKSYTNEKLEIKNLDKKLEVVQDKSIVFDCLTTFAELIQKIALVIPNGLILYLGMCKIFFVELSAAGKYSLYNKIFLEVKSKIAKITQDSLKITRYLTDISDSRIVEAKLDEEYKGLPIDTFKRSIVLKRVSFYIKDIKICSNVNLTIFKGEKVAIVGKNGSGKSTLFNVLLRMRDYKGSIRIDDMEMSNISKYDQRQIISYIPQNPGIKEGTILENIKYGKEDVTNEKIIQICKDFGSHKIFSELPDGYETECGEMGKYLSGGQKQRLSFIRGVIKNADIFIFDEHTSNLDTSGQRELVDYIFTLLKFKTCLAILHNQEELPKFDKIIGLSNGKVRVYESYNSYLEDIHLY is encoded by the coding sequence ATGAATGAAGACCATAAGACCTTGACTTATCAACAGTCTATAAAGTACactttaaatttcatttacCATAATccattatttaaaatagtaTTAGTtccaataatattattatcagTAGCAGCTGCTACATTCGGAATTGTAGTATTGGAAGTTATAACAGacatagaaaaatattttgtatgtGATTTGAAGTCTGAAAGTGCTTTCAATTTGATGATTAGGTACATGTCTGCCCccttttttcattatattttaattatgttAAATGATGTTATTGTTGCGttctttatttcttctgtTCTAAGACAAGCCTTTTGCGCATTTACTAATGAATATGTCTTAGTTAATTACGACAAATTTCACTCTCTCGGGTCTGGACAGATACACGCTATAATACAAAGAAGATTAATAGCAATAGAAGAATTTATTAGATTATTAATTACAAGCGTATTACAcgattttatatatgtttttgTAGCATTTAGTAAAATGTTTACTGACATagaaaaaagattattttattcaaatGTCGCAATgttcgttttttatttaataataatttattatatcatGAAAATGAGAGTATCTTTTAGATTGAAGTTTAATCAAGCTTATAATTTAGTCTCAAACACATGCTATGGCATTTTAACTAATTATGACGTCATCAAGTCATAtacaaatgaaaaattagaaataaaaaatttagataaaaaactGGAAGTAGTACAAGATAAAAGTATAGTATTTGATTGTTTAACCACATTTGCTGAATTAATACAGAAAATAGCACTGGTTATTCCCAATGGTctgattttatatttagggatgtgtaaaatttttttcgtcGAACTAAGTGCGGCCGGGAAATATTcgttatataataaaatatttttagaagttaaatctaaaatagCCAAAATAACTCAAGATTCATTAAAAATCACAAGATATTTGACTGATATTTCTGATTCCAGAATAGTAGAAGCCAAATTAGACGAAGAATATAAAGGCCTGCCTATAGACACTTTTAAAAGATCTATAGTATTAAAAAGGgtatctttttatataaaagacataaaaatatgttctAATGTTAATTTGACGATTTTTAAAGGTGAAAAAGTAGCGATAGTGGGTAAAAATGGCAGTGGTAAGTCAACTTTGTTTAATGTTTTACTAAGAATGAGGGACTACAAGGGAAGTATTCGTATTGACGATATGGAAATGAGTAATATTTCCAAATATGATCAAAGGcaaataatttcttatattcCTCAGAATCCTGGTATAAAAGAAGGCACTATTCTTgagaatattaaatatggcAAGGAAGATGTTAcgaatgaaaaaattatccaAATTTGCAAAGATTTTGGATctcataaaatattttcagaGTTGCCTGATGGATATGAAACTGAATGCGGGGAAATGGGCAAGTACCTAAGTGGAGGACAAAAACAGAGACTTAGTTTTATAAGGGGAGTTATAAAGAATGCAGACATTTTTATCTTTGATGAACACACATCCAATTTGGACACGTCTGGTCAAAGGGAGTTAGTAGATTacatttttactttattaaaattcaaaactTGTCTCGCAATTTTACACAATCAAGAAGAATTGCCCAAATTTGATAAGATCATTGGGCTATCTAATGGGAAAGTTAGAGTATATGAAAGTTATAATTCTTATTTAGAAGACattcatttatattaa
- a CDS encoding putative SP-containing membrane protein, which produces MSLVLIFNLVSCYVFEPRHALMITTKTSSTPYSYNSNLGHMRPYAEPLFVQRIHREVQPFAVEDDEVQKNDLDNSKFKRRFSEIFFSHSMVRLAMFSVACCLFFFIGYQTRKSQESNSYVRLPTTN; this is translated from the coding sequence atGTCTTTAGTTCTTATCTTCAATCTAGTCAGTTGTTATGTATTCGAACCCAGACACGCTTTAATGATAACCACTAAGACATCTTCAACTCCTTACTCATACAATAGCAATTTAGGACACATGAGACCTTATGCCGAGCCTTTGTTTGTACAGAGAATTCACAGGGAAGTGCAACCTTTTGCAGTTGAAGATGACGaagtacaaaaaaatgatttagaTAATAGCAAGTTTAAGAGAAGATTTAGCGAGATATTTTTCAGTCACTCTATGGTTAGATTGGCGATGTTTAGTGTGGCGTGTTGtttgttcttttttattggaTATCAAACAAGAAAAAGTCAAGAGAGCAATTCTTATGTCAGACTTCCTACGACTAattga
- a CDS encoding Ran-specific GTPase-activating protein — MDRNFITDLNKAFLQKANEFVEENKPITELFEFYRKCMKKNIKEDNTYFKVDKNSIENNANISHHIQSSDSDEFNLLKNKSIQFKNFKKKNSNHVCSETEIYKFLVQYYDYECPYTIPTYKKRKVVETNFDNEDFTWPFLEPPKKPRTVFDSGPTREEVGEYNRRIFAAYTEYLNYENDVIPYTCNPNFIDEDADEEFCNNHHDHQFKAEIESYIYNGTDYIYQDKAIVRISRDKDNQLVFSLKCGKYNIESSLDNFKLYYIEHDGKVDVLNMENFTISRLLFNNETHSKEFYSYFDVPCE; from the coding sequence ATGGATCGAAATTTCATAACTGATCTTAACAAAgcttttttacaaaaagcCAACGAATTTGTTGAAGAAAATAAGCCAATTACAGAAttgtttgaattttatagaaaatgtatgaaaaaaaatatcaaagaAGATAATACATACTTTAAAGTAGACAAAAATTCCATCGAAAACAATGCTAATATTTCGCACCACATTCAAAGTTCCGACAGCGACgaatttaatttgttaaaaaataagtctatccaatttaaaaattttaagaaaaaaaacagtaATCATGTTTGCTCAGAAACCGAGATCTACAAATTCCTTGTACAGTATTATGATTATGAATGTCCGTATACAATTCcgacatataaaaaacgaaaagTCGTTGAAACGAACTTTGATAATGAAGATTTTACATGGCCATTTTTGGAACCTCCAAAAAAACCAAGAACAGTTTTTGATTCTGGCCCGACCAGAGAAGAAGTTGGAGAATATAATAGAAGAATTTTTGCTGCTTATACAGAATATTTGAATTATGAGAATGACGTTATACCATATACATGTAATCctaattttattgatgaAGATGCAGATGAAGAATTTTGTAATAATCACCACGATCATCAATTTAAAGCCGAGATCGAatcttatatttataatggaactgattatatttatcaaGATAAAGCAATAGTAAGAATAAGTAGAGATAAAGATAATCAATTAGTATTCTCTCTTAAATGTggtaaatataatattgaaTCTTCtttagataattttaaattgtattatATCGAACATGATGGCAAAGTCGATGTTTTGAATATGGaaaattttactatttCTAGATTGTTATTCAATAATGAAACTCATTCTAAAGAATTCTATAGCTATTTTGACGTACCATgtgaataa
- a CDS encoding nuclear transcription factor Y subunit (nfya-1): MKLDSETSDEEINTNTKLNIPSMPHITPNNYNNDIPPMSTYSYEYYNEQGDQPIYVNIKQLGCIQKRKARREYLDTLMAEHKNNYLHESRHRHAMQRKRAPTGRFLTKEESKKLNENEEQYK; this comes from the coding sequence ATGAAACTAGACAGTGAAACATCTgatgaagaaataaatactaACACCAAACTAAATATTCCATCTATGCCTCATATAACCCCAAATAACTACAACAATGACATCCCACCCATGTCTACATACTCATATGAATATTATAACGAACAGGGAGACCAGCCAATAtatgtaaatataaaacaactTGGCTGTATACAAAAGAGGAAAGCGCGTAGAGAATATTTGGACACTCTCATGGCCGAGCATAAGAATAATTACTTACATGAGAGCAGGCATCGACATGCCATGCAGAGGAAAAGAGCGCCGACAGGAAGATTTTTAACAAAAGAAGAGAGTAAAAAACTCAATGAGAACGAAgaacaatataaataa
- a CDS encoding ribosomal protein eL18: MAITFAKKIIPKSTVIKRKTVKSPNPLLQSLADFYIKVAKNCSNDDIKRIAKRLTMSNKDRPVVRVSEIVKSLNEDSDKVAVVVGKVLDDERLVTLPPMRIVALDWSKSVQEKVERSSGKFFTLDQLFKICSDLNNMVLIQGDRMKRKSAKYWGKSPGQKGSTTLPRANKKQRGGEKRIRMKGRKASNKKSEN; this comes from the coding sequence ATGGCCATTACTTTtgctaaaaaaataataccaAAATCCACAGTCATTAAAAGAAAGACTGTGAAATCTCCCAATCCACTTTTGCAGTCTCTTGCCGATTTCTACATTAAAGTAGCAAAGAACTGTTCAAACGATGACATCAAGAGAATAGCCAAGCGTCTTACAATGTCAAACAAAGATCGTCCAGTTGTACGCGTCTCCGAGATCGTCAAGTCTCTAAATGAAGACAGTGACAAAGTGGCCGTTGTTGTCGGGAAAGTTTTAGATGATGAAAGGCTTGTTACTTTACCACCTATGAGGATCGTAGCATTAGACTGGTCCAAATCTGTACAAGAAAAAGTAGAAAGATCTAGTGGAAAGTTCTTTACTTTAGatcaattatttaaaatttgctCAGATCTCAACAATATGGTTTTAATTCAAGGAGACAGAATGAAGAGAAAGAGCGCTAAATATTGGGGAAAATCTCCTGGTCAGAAAGGATCTACAACTTTACCAAGAGCTAATAAGAAGCAACGTGGTGGAGAGAAGAGAATTAGAATGAAAGGAAGAAAGGcatctaataaaaaatcagaaaattaa
- a CDS encoding putative SP-containing membrane protein, with the protein MLFILLSVIPFIITRKHAHHASKLRPVVTYDRLNVSNHELKKILRNELVDVLPAISEQFETNFRNRNIDFDNYRDLIFVSKRVRQNGGRKKIEYTVTEKIIPKNNEIEQTKYVNNDITVWYVVSFFFLLGLGFTFLLKYKKINIIK; encoded by the coding sequence atgcTTTTCATTCTTTTGTCTGTTATTCcatttataattacaaGAAAACATGCTCATCATGCAAGTAAGTTGAGGCCCGTTGTTACTTATGATAGACTAAACGTTTCTAACCACGaactcaaaaaaattttaagaaatgaATTAGTAGACGTACTGCCTGCTATCAGTGAACAATTTGAAACAAATTTTAGGAATAGGAATATTGATTTTGACAATTATAGAGATCTCATTTTTGTTTCTAAGCGTGTCCGTCAAAATGGTGgacgaaaaaaaatcgaatACACAGTAACAGAAAAGATAATTCCTAAAAACAATGAAATTgaacaaacaaaatatgTCAATAATGATATAACAGTCTGGTATGTTGTatcatttttctttttattaggATTAGgatttacttttttattaaagtataaaaaaatcaatataattaaataa
- a CDS encoding ABC transporter (ATM1-type), with amino-acid sequence MNKDLKILINFLNDYKIYKSFVFVVLALVTMFAYVEVTAFFDEIELLKNIGNFSKKDECVKLLMTKSAKILGVYIVVYLLPIISDYFLTKCYRICICFYILKALNLNQATYYKIGPSSIRSIIDRKVFHYVHGFHLLLFSFSYNLSFAISVIVMMYIYFNIYLTLYSLSALVTVVSLTVPITKFRNVIRNKYTEKYDKVIKNLYRIIYNYDIIKATNNESKEIEIFDTQLRNIRYYGIFSAFLSSFGGFINRSVVIIPNGFIFYLMLKKNAYLDIKNAAEFILFNKLFCELKSKFNHLKTHYTMLSQYYTDIRNNDWDEIRYDIENMEMYFEYKHTDNRDIEVKNIEQTVEIKDQKPVLIKNISSRDIKDFDIIKKTIIETQKVKINGDGREKFVLNEHIKFQDFVLCIEDRILTNPANFTIKKGEKVGLVGKNGVGKSTLVNVFLRYRDYKGSLFIDNQEMRNIYKIDQRDKISFVPQIPGILSGTITDNLLYNSQNLSETDILKLCTLYDMNFKDLNRDVGDNGKFLSGGEKQRMSFLRGVIKNGDIFILDEPTANMDPKSELNLIDKMHTYLSDKTVIAIIHKHVLLEKFDKILGIYNNEIMVYDSYKEFLKESHLY; translated from the coding sequence ATGAATAaagatttgaaaatattgattaattttctaaatgattacaaaatttataaaagttttGTATTTGTAGTTTTAGCTTTAGTTACAATGTTCGCTTATGTTGAAGTGACTGCTTTTTTTGATGAAATTgaattattgaaaaatattggAAATTTCtcaaaaaaagatgaaTGTGTCAAACTTCTTATGACTAAATCAGCTAAGATTTTAGGTGTCTACATTGTTGTGTACTTGTTGCCAATAATTTctgattattttttgactAAATGTTACAGGATTTGtatatgtttttacattttaaaagctTTAAATCTTAATCAAGCGacttattataaaattggtCCATCAAGTATTAGAAGTATTATAGACAGAAAAGTTTTTCATTATGTTCATGGTTTTcatcttttattattttctttttcttataatttatcatttgCTATTTCAGTTATCGTTATGatgtatatttattttaatatatatctTACACTTTATTCTTTGAGTGCTTTAGTAACAGTAGTAAGTTTAACAGTCCCGATAACTAAGTTCAGGAAtgttattagaaataaatatacagAGAAATATGACAAAgtcattaaaaatttgtatagaattatttataattatgatattattaagGCTACTAATAATGAAAGCAAagaaatagaaattttCGATACACAACTCAGAAATATAAGATATTATGGTATTTTTTCCGCGTTTTTGTCTTCATTTGGTGGTTTTATTAATAGAAGTGTCGTGATAATACCTAAtgggtttattttttatttaatgttaaaaaagaatgCTTATCTCGATATAAAAAACGCAGCAGagtttattttgtttaacAAGCTGTTCTGTGAgttaaaatctaaatttaatcaTTTGAAAACCCACTACACTATGCTTTCCCAATATTACACagatattagaaataatgaCTGGGACGAAATACGTTAtgatattgaaaatatgGAAATGTATTTTGAATACAAACATACTGATAATAGAGACATAgaagttaaaaatatagaacAAACAGTTGAAATAAAAGATCAGAAACCcgtattaataaaaaatatttcaagtAGAGACATTAAAGATTtcgatattataaaaaaaacaataatagaGACACAGAAAGTGAAAATAAATGGAGATGGAAGAGAGaaatttgtattaaatGAACACATCAAATTTCAAGATTTTGTTTTGTGTATTGAAGATAGAATTTTAACTAATCCGgcaaattttacaataaaaaaaggtgAAAAAGTAGGATTAGTTGGCAAAAATGGAGTAGGTAAATCTACCTTAGTAAATGTTTTCTTAAGGTACAGGGATTATAAAGGCTCTTTGTTTATTGATAATCAAGAAAtgagaaatatttataaaattgatcAAAGAGATAAAATCTCTTTTGTTCCACAAATACCTGGAATTTTAAGTGGTACGATAACAGACAATTTATTGTACAACAGTCAGAATCTGAGTGAGACTGACATTTTGAAGCTTTGTACTTTGTACGATatgaattttaaagatttaaatcgGGATGTAGGCGACAatggaaaatttttaagtggtggagaaaaacaaagaatGTCTTTTTTAAGAGGTGTTATCAAAAATGGagatattttcattttagaTGAGCCAACTGCCAACATGGATCCCAAGTCTGAGTTAAATCTCATTGATAAGATGCATACTTATTTATCAGATAAGACAGTTATAGCGATAATTCATAAACATGTTCTTTTAGAGAAATTTGATAAGATTTTaggaatttataataatgaaattatGGTTTATGATAGTTATAAAGAATTCCTTAAGGAGTCGCacttatattaa
- a CDS encoding nucleoporin NUP57 → MNKENELLLMINNLEMAYNPESPNYKFRFVFYNKVSSPFLRPVDFPEKLWFNALKKDNTLMPVLLKGKEIELRRKNQLDTLSNLNMSYSFLQSRIDELKLKSERIRSKLQSSLVVYRRLVHSVYNKCRARKNNCNLMNDINKINTEIEKEEMEIGDKKKEVVMYLLEIKGNLHKLIKKIDEDLYEHERKIYVFQNINKIT, encoded by the coding sequence ATGAATAAGGAAAATGAGTTACTCTTGATGATTAATAATCTTGAGATGGCTTACAATCCCGAGTCCCCtaattacaaatttagaTTTGTTTTCTACAATAAAGTCTCTTCTCCCTTTCTCAGGCCTGTAGATTTCCCTGAAAAACTCTGGTTTAATGCTCTTAAAAAGGACAATACACTAATGCCTGTCTTATTGAAAGGCAAGGAGATAGAATtgagaagaaaaaatcaGTTAGATACGCTGAGCAATCTAAATATGTCTTATTCCTTCTTACAGAGCAGGATAGACGAGTTGAAGCTCAAGTCCGAGAGGATAAGAAGCAAGTTACAGAGTTCTCTTGTAGTGTACAGGAGACTAGTGCACAGTGTCTACAATAAATGTAGAGCAAGGAAGAATAATTGTAATCTCATGAATGATATTAACAAGATCAATACGGAGATAGAGAAAGAAGAGATGGAAATCGGGGATAAGAAGAAAGAAGTAgtaatgtatttattagaGATAAAAGGGAATTTACATAAATTGATCAAAAAGATCGATGAAGATTTGTATGAGCACGAGAGGAAGATTTATGTATTCcagaatataaataaaataacataa